Proteins encoded within one genomic window of Sphingobacteriales bacterium:
- a CDS encoding SDR family oxidoreductase, whose product MENKTKTCLITGATSGIGKAAATELARRGFHVIITYRNKEKALKVMDEIKQKSGNQSVEGFFVDFESLASVRDFAIEFKSKYDHLDVLINNAGIWETKRSETKDGIEKMFGVNHLAPFLLTNLLLDVLKKSAPTRIVITASEAHRFSGIDFSDLESKNNFGTMKAYGQSKLANILFTKELSERLKDSGITINCLHPGVVNTNLFEKFSPGMKKISSLFLISPEKGAETTVFLAASPEVEHISGEYFSKKKIKKSSKISYDKATAKKLWDVSMEYVKDYL is encoded by the coding sequence ATGGAAAATAAAACAAAAACATGCCTGATTACAGGAGCCACAAGCGGTATCGGAAAAGCAGCCGCAACAGAACTCGCCCGCAGAGGATTTCATGTCATTATCACTTACCGCAATAAAGAAAAAGCATTAAAAGTAATGGATGAAATAAAACAAAAAAGTGGTAATCAATCTGTTGAAGGTTTCTTTGTGGATTTTGAATCACTCGCTTCTGTGCGGGATTTTGCAATTGAATTCAAATCAAAATACGACCATCTTGATGTTTTAATCAATAATGCAGGTATCTGGGAAACAAAACGGTCGGAAACCAAAGACGGCATCGAAAAAATGTTTGGTGTCAACCACCTCGCTCCTTTCCTGCTGACAAATTTACTTCTTGATGTGCTGAAAAAAAGTGCTCCTACACGTATTGTGATTACTGCCAGCGAAGCTCACCGTTTTTCCGGTATCGACTTTTCTGATCTTGAATCTAAAAACAACTTCGGAACCATGAAGGCTTATGGTCAATCAAAACTGGCCAATATTCTTTTCACCAAAGAGCTTTCTGAAAGGCTGAAAGACAGCGGAATTACTATCAACTGCCTGCATCCGGGTGTTGTCAATACCAATCTTTTCGAAAAATTCAGCCCTGGAATGAAAAAGATTTCTTCCCTGTTTTTGATAAGTCCTGAAAAAGGAGCTGAAACGACAGTTTTTCTCGCTGCTTCACCTGAAGTGGAACACATCAGTGGAGAGTATTTCAGCAAAAAGAAAATCAAAAAAAGCAGCAAAATCAGTTACGACAAAGCTACAGCGAAAAAACTCTGGGATGTCAGCATGGAATATGTCAAAGATTATCTTTGA